tttattttcttgggCATCCTTATCGTCAGGTGCTTCCGGATTCTGCTGGACCCGTATCGGAGCATGCCCACCTCGACCTGGGCTGACGGGCTGGAAGGCCTGGAGAAAGGGCAGTTCGACCACGCCCTCGCCTAGCAGGGATGGGCGCGTCTCCTCCTGAGGCAAAGGCTCCTTGCCCTGATGAAATTTTACCAATATCTGGGCCTGGGACCACAATTCACTATTCTGTAAACACACAGTTGGGTTACAGACATTCGAGGATGTTAGAAATGGAGGTTTATATTACTGACCAAAAATAAGAAGGTTTAAATTTCTATGTTTGCTCAATGAATGAATATTGTCGAACATGTGTGATTGTGAAATCAAGAGCATCAATACTTACGGAGACTTTGGCACAAAACAAAGCACTACCCTATTGACCAGAGAATAGAAGGCTAGAAAGGATCTGATATGACTCTGGTGACA
The Microcebus murinus isolate Inina chromosome 11, M.murinus_Inina_mat1.0, whole genome shotgun sequence genome window above contains:
- the CTXN3 gene encoding cortexin-3 yields the protein MDGGQPVPSPLVPLGNVSSDSSMSLEQKTTFAFVILLFIFLGILIVRCFRILLDPYRSMPTSTWADGLEGLEKGQFDHALA